From the Candidatus Methylomirabilota bacterium genome, the window CGTGAAATCCTCGCCCGGTAGGCGGACCCGGACCGGCCCCTGGCCGGGGCTACTTGATCCCCTTCATGCGGAGGCGCAGGTTGTTCGGGCTGTCGGCGAACTGAAGCGCGGCGTCCTGCGTGATCTTCTTCTGCTGGTAGAGGGCGAGCAGCGCCTGGTCGAACGTCTGGAGCCCCTCGTTGAGGCCCTCCTCGATCGCCTGCCGGATCGTCTCCAGCTCCCCCCGCCGGACCAGCGCCTGGATCCGCGGCGTGTTCAGCATGATCTCCATCGCCGCCGATCGCCCCTTGCCGTCGGCTCGGGGGACGAGCCGCTGGGCGATGACCGCCCGGAGCATGAGTGACAGCTGCATCAGGATCGACTCCCGCACATCCGGCGAAAAGAAGTTCAGGAGCCGCTCGATGGCGCCGGTGGCGTTCGTCGCGTGCAGGGTGGACAGGACGAGATGACCCGTCTCGGCCGAGTGGAGCGCGATGGCGACGGTCTCGCGATCGCGGAGCTCGCCGACGAAGATCACGTCCGGCGCCTGCCGGAGCGCGTTCTGCAGCGCGACCACGTAGGACTCGGTGTCGATCCCCACCTCGCGCTGCGAGATGACGCTCTGCCTCCGCTCGTGGATGAACTCCACCGGGTCCTCGATGGTCACGATGTGGCCGGGAGCGTTCAGGTTGCGGTGGTGGAGCATGGCCGCGACGGTCGTGGACTTCCCCGCGCCGGTGGCCCCCACCACCAGAAGGAGCCCCTGGCGCTCCATGGCGAGCCCGCCGAGGAGCGGAGGCAGTTCCAGGGACTCGAAGGTCGGGATCTCGGTCTTCACGCGCCGGAGGACGAGCCCGGTCGCTCCCAGCGTCCGGTAGCCGTTGAGGCGGAACCGGCCGAAGGTCGGGTGCACGTAGGAGAGATTGGCTTCCCCGGTCGCCTCGAACGTCTTCCGGTACCCCTCGGGCATCATGAAGATCACCAGCTTCTGGAGGTCGAGCCGTGTGAGGACCGGGGCGTTCCCGAGCGGCGCCGCCACGCCATCGACCTTCAGGGTCGGCGGGGTGCCCTCGATGAGGTAGACGTCGGAGGCATTGGACGTGACCGCCGCGCTCAGGACCGGATCGAGATCTGCCATGTGTCAGTTCGCGCCGGGGGGGAGCGGCGGCGCTCCGCCCCCAGACCCCCCCACCGCATTCATCAAGCGCTGGTACGCGCCGGTCATGGGTTCACGGCCTCTCAGCGAGCCGCCGCGGCGGCCGGGGCGCCGGCCGACCCGCCGAAGCCGGCCTGGCCGGCGGTACTGGAGAGCAGGATCGACTCGGCGTGGGCCCGGTCGACCCGTCCCTGCATCAAGAGGGTCTTCAGCGCCTGCTCGAGGCTCTGCATCCCGAGCTGAGTGCCGGTCTGAATGGCCGACGGCATCTGGTGCGTCTTGGCCTCGCGGATCAGGTTCCGGATGGCGACCGTCGCCACCATGATCTCCAGGGCGGCGACCCGTCCCTTCTTGTCCTTGGTCGGAAGCAGAAGCTGGGAGACGACACCCTGGAGGGCTTCGGCCAGCTGGACCCGGATCTGCTGCTGCTGGCCCGGAGGAAAGGCGTCGATCACGCGGTCGATCGTCTTCGGCGCGCTCTTGGTGTGGAGGGTCCCGAAGACGAGGTGGCCGGTCTCGGCGGCGGTCAGGGCCAGGCTGATGGTCTCGAGGTCCCGCATCTCACCGACCAGGATGACGTCCGGATCCTCCCGGAGCGCGGCCCGGAGGGCGCTGGCGAACGACTTCGTGTGGGGCCCGATCTCGCGTTGATTCACCAGCGAGGTCTTGGACCTGTGCACGAACTCGATGGGGTCCTCCAGCGTGATGATGTGCTTCCTCGTCGTCGAGTTGATGAGGTCGATCATCGCGGCCAGGGTGGTCGACTTGCCCGACCCGGTCGGCCCGGTGACCAGCACGAGACCGTTCTCGCGGGCGGCGAGCGCCTGGATGACCTCGGGCATTCCCAGCTCCTGGAGCGTCCGGAGCTGGGTCGGGATGACCCGGAACACGGCCCCCTCGCCGTTCCGCTGGTTGAAGACGTTGACGCGGAACCGGGCGATGTCGCCGAGCTCGATGGCGAAGTCGAGGTCGCGGGATTCCTCGAACTGGCGCCGCTGATCGTCGTTCAGGATCTCGTAGACCATCCGGTGGACGGCGTCTTTGCTCAAGGGCTCGTTATCGATGGGGGTGAGCTCGCCGTGAAGACGCATCAGCGGCTTCGACCCCGCCGAGAGGTGCAGGTCCGAGGCTCCCCGTTCCTTGGTCTGGATCAGGAGATCCGCGACATCCATGTTGCCTGTGACCCCTGTCGGTTCAAGAGCTCCCGCCGCAGGTCATCGGTCATCGGGAGCGCCCCGATCCGATGCCGCGACCCTTGCCGCTGCACATTGGCCAGTCCGGTCGTGGCGTTGAGCAGCGGAAGGCGGGGGATGTCGAGAGCCAGGAGATGGGAGAGGCCGGTCGCATTGGTCCCGAAGCCGAGGCCGCC encodes:
- a CDS encoding PilT/PilU family type 4a pilus ATPase, yielding MADLDPVLSAAVTSNASDVYLIEGTPPTLKVDGVAAPLGNAPVLTRLDLQKLVIFMMPEGYRKTFEATGEANLSYVHPTFGRFRLNGYRTLGATGLVLRRVKTEIPTFESLELPPLLGGLAMERQGLLLVVGATGAGKSTTVAAMLHHRNLNAPGHIVTIEDPVEFIHERRQSVISQREVGIDTESYVVALQNALRQAPDVIFVGELRDRETVAIALHSAETGHLVLSTLHATNATGAIERLLNFFSPDVRESILMQLSLMLRAVIAQRLVPRADGKGRSAAMEIMLNTPRIQALVRRGELETIRQAIEEGLNEGLQTFDQALLALYQQKKITQDAALQFADSPNNLRLRMKGIK
- a CDS encoding type IV pilus twitching motility protein PilT; translation: MDVADLLIQTKERGASDLHLSAGSKPLMRLHGELTPIDNEPLSKDAVHRMVYEILNDDQRRQFEESRDLDFAIELGDIARFRVNVFNQRNGEGAVFRVIPTQLRTLQELGMPEVIQALAARENGLVLVTGPTGSGKSTTLAAMIDLINSTTRKHIITLEDPIEFVHRSKTSLVNQREIGPHTKSFASALRAALREDPDVILVGEMRDLETISLALTAAETGHLVFGTLHTKSAPKTIDRVIDAFPPGQQQQIRVQLAEALQGVVSQLLLPTKDKKGRVAALEIMVATVAIRNLIREAKTHQMPSAIQTGTQLGMQSLEQALKTLLMQGRVDRAHAESILLSSTAGQAGFGGSAGAPAAAAAR